Proteins encoded by one window of Microplitis demolitor isolate Queensland-Clemson2020A chromosome 6, iyMicDemo2.1a, whole genome shotgun sequence:
- the LOC103579888 gene encoding activator of basal transcription 1 isoform X2 yields the protein MNCTILREMLSVYGKIDRVYLQLANSEKPTKSKVIEIKQTKKNKNKRGPRMFSEGWVEFESKKIAKFVAEKLNKQPIATRKGSRFYDILWNIKYLSRFKWIHLSERLAYEKAVHKQRLRTEISQAKRESTFFAYNLDRSKKLKLKEQKGETTEFVIPEIKQRETDMEIRQKKNKLKSSADENESRKEFLQSIF from the exons atgaattgtACTATTTTACGTGAAATGTTATCAGTTTATGGAAAAATCGATCgtgtttatttacaattagCTAACAGTGAAA AACCAACAAAGAGTaaagttattgaaataaaacaaacaaagaaaaataaaaataaaagagggCCTCGAATGTTTTCCGAAGGTTGGGTTGagtttgaaagtaaaaaaattgccaAATTTGTTGCTGAGAAACTTAACAAGCAGCCAATCGCTACGAGAAAAGGAAGTAGATTTTATGATATACTTTGGAATATTAAGTATTTATcaag attTAAATGGATCCATTTAAGTGAGCGGTTAGCTTACGAAAAAGCTGTACACAAGCAACGTTTGCGCACAGAAATATCTCAAGCTAAACGTGAAAGTACATTCTTCGCTTACAATCTTGATCGTAGTAAGAAATTGAAACTAAAAGAACAAAAAGGTGAAACAACTGAGTTCGTTATTCCTGAAATAAAACAACGTGAAACAGATATGGAAATACGAcagaaaaagaataaattgaaATCTTCTGCTGATGAAAATGAAAGTCGTAAAGAATTtcttcaatcaatattttaa
- the LOC103579805 gene encoding trimeric intracellular cation channel type 1B.1 produces MDPEAFLDLANQVIKLKMFPYFDIAHSVLCALHVREDLGPGAQAFSRKHPISCWLSTMLVVFAGGMLCNGLLGEPILAPLKNTPQVFVATVVWYVIFYTPFDIGYKIAKFLPVKILFSAMKEIYRCKKVYDGVTHAGKLYPSAYLIMILIGTLKGNGAGFTKLFERLIRGVWTPTAMEFMQPSFPTKACMVASIIFVLDKKTDLISAPHALVYFGIVIFFIYFKLSSILLGIHDPFVPFENLICQIFFGGLMDRFTKLFGRGQVKDEKADAKKNN; encoded by the exons ATGGATCCCGAGGCATTTTTAGATTTGGCCAATCAggtcattaaattaaaaatgtttccGTATTTCGATATCGCACATAGTGTATTGTGTGCGCTGCACGTCAGAGAGGATTTAGGACCCG ggGCACAAGCATTTTCACGTAAACATCCGATATCATGTTGGCTGTCAACAATGCTAGTTGTATTTGCCGGTGGTATGTTATGCAATGGATTATTAGGTGAGCCAATATTGGCCCCATTGAAAAATACACCCCAAGTATTTGTTGCAACAGTTGTATGGTATGTGATATTTTATACGCCCTTCGATATTGGTTACAAAATTGCTAAATTTTTacctgttaaaattttattctctgcAATGAAAGAAATATACAG aTGTAAAAAAGTTTACGATGGTGTTACACACGCCGGAAAATTATATCCAAGTGCGTATCTTATTATGATACTTATTGGTACACTtaaag gtaATGGTGCTggatttacaaaattatttgaacgCCTTATTCGAGGTGTTTGGACACCGACTGCAATGGAATTTATGCAACCTAGTTT cCCAACTAAAGCATGTATGGTTGCATCTATAATATTTGTCTTAGACAAAAAGACTGATTTAATATCCGCGCCACATGCTCTTGTATACTTTGGTATTGTTATATTCTTTATATACTTCaag ttatcaTCAATTCTACTGGGTATCCATGATCCGTTTGTACCATTTGAGAACCTTATCtgccaaatattttttggcgGACTAATGGAtcgttttacaaaattatttggacGCGGACAAGTCAAAGATGAAAAAGCTGatgccaaaaaaaataactaa
- the LOC103579806 gene encoding uncharacterized protein LOC103579806 — protein sequence MGKLPFLLMVFLVANHHQAHAGFPSLNTMMGCVDVATDLYSGISDSIKLFSEPQNVSIPSVIQDNAQIVEASKNKFNTLNQLNSSVSEINDNADALHNNVGVINRNVGDLIESSVRIDNKLTNVLHKMDYIINQLAVIPSAISSKMNELLKSLAKRLLNKQYMNAGMIKLSQSITRIDQWFNLFLDCLNLQKPLLSSTVDNIINVITSDNAFSLKHTLDHMYSMFTAEKDSTTIFSSLLVFVTQNEQYLEFGEKCDLQLSFQDHIKIIYNLVAASEIRGFIMTVYAYHYKQIQSNYTVSYTGELETAVRYTLNHIKGYLQAMKKATEKSSAEIYRCDQQKHIIDDNCFRLDSLFGLYYLNAKQLDENCIIPKNLNLENVDISHLSSPSAFIKTYTPKYKCNGRLHNCTNANPMSFCESRIGTGRRYEWISEETGLIKIQDCRGRYIDTLVYSECQNLICQCSEEGPRTQATRTISLRPQCSDIKNNKVVTNVRLRKKDNVVHIQIQQGALLNEGRINTSTLEWVPLGKFSQINSDDGEIELVWSNGTMQETLIHNQDYTYLSYNRAQLNIDDITVEKDYIVTGVKFSPEHPNTRNGSNLSPIQLEIHTTRFDYYEGKLLLGNDYTSDYCKNDVAGPWKWMNAKHVDANKNTRYRWQREELDMSDKDNPLKGVNNEIDSSANERVTFQPTSYKKDFGQSTVPYFDSRPAIIKSGVALGGIGLTHRAAKGYGGFIAPKVFTLNHVDYIDYDIDVNAKVTEIVEKLGKEEEKKTNDYDEYNSF from the exons atgggcAAATTACCATTTTTATTGATGGTATTCCTGGTCGCGAATCACCATCAAGCACACGCTGGATTCCCAAGTCTAAACACAATGATGGGCTGCGTAGATGTAGCTACAGATTTATATTCTGGAATCAGTGACTCTATTAAATTGTTTAGCGAACCACAGAACGTGTCAATTCCCTCAGTAATTCAAGATAACGCACAAATAGTTGAGGCTtctaaaaacaaattcaatACTCTAAATCAGCTCAATAGTTCAGTTTCAGAAATAAACGACAATGCAGATGCACTACACAACAATGTTGGAGTTATTAACAGAAATGTTGGCGATCTAATTGAAAGTAGTGTCCGTATAGACAACAAATTGACAAACGTATTGCATAAGATGGATTATATTATAAACCAATTAGCAGTAATTCCGTCGGCTATTTCttcaaaaatgaatgaattacTAAAATCGTTGGCAAAGAGATTATTAAATAAGCAGTATATGAATGCAGGGATGATAAAGTTGAGTCAATCTATTACGAGAATTGACCAATGGTTTAATCTATTTTTGGATTGTCTTAATCTGCAAAAGCCGCTTCTATCAAGTACAGTAGACAACATCATCAATGTTATTACAAGTGACAACGCCTTTAGTTTGAAACATACTCTTGATCATATGTATAGTATGTTTACTGCGGAGAAAGATTCTACGACTATTTTTTCTAGTTTACTTGTCTTTGTCACTCAAAATGAACAG TACTTGGAATTTGGTGAAAAATGTGATTTGCAATTATCATTCCaagatcatataaaaataatttataaccttGTAGCTGCCAGTGAAATACGTGGATTCATTATGACTGTGTATGCTTatcattataaacaaatacaatCTAACTATACAg TAAGTTACACCGGAGAATTGGAAACCGCTGTGAGATATACATTGAACCATATAAAAGGATACTTACAAGCAATGAAAAAAGCCACGGAAAAATCATCGGCTGAAATTTATCGCTGTGATCAACAAAAACATATTATAG acgaCAATTGTTTCCGCTTGGATTCGCTTTTTGGACTCTACTACCTAAATGCCAAACAGCTCGACGAAAACTGCATCATTCCAAAAAACCTTAATTTGGAAAATGTAGATATAAGTCATCTCAGCTCGCCGTCAGCTTTCATAAAAACTTATACACcgaaatataaatgtaatggAAGATTACACAATTGTACCAATGCCAATCCTATGTCATTTTGTGAATCT AGAATAGGAACTGGGCGACGATATGAATGGATAAGTGAAGAAACTGGTCTCATAAAAATACAAGATTGCCGTGGACGTTATATCGATACATTAGTCTACTCTGaatgtcaaaatttaatatgtcaATGTTCAGAAGAAGGACCAAGAACACAAGCAACACGAACTATCAGTTTGCGACCACAATGTtctgacattaaaaataataa GGTTGTCACGAACGTTCGACTCCGCAAGAAGGATAATGTTGTTCACATACAGATCCAACAAGGTGCACTACTAAATGAAGGTCGTATAAATACAAGTACTCTGGAATGGGTTCCACTTGGAAAATTCTCTCAAATAAATTCCGACGATGGGGAAATAGAGTTGGTTTGGTCAAATGGCACAATGCAGGAAACGCTTATTCATAACCAAGATTACACATACTTGAGTTACAATCGTGCACAGTTAAATATTGATGACATTACGGTTGAAAAGGATTACATCGTTACCGGAGTCAAGTTCAGCCCTGAACATCCAAATACAAGAAACGGGTCGAATTTAAGTCCAATACAATTAGAAATCCATACTACGCGATTTGATTATTATGAGGGCAAACTACTTCTTGGAAATGATTACACTAgtgattattgtaaaaatgatGTTGCCGGACCATGGAAGTGGATGAATGCAAAACATGTCGACGCGAACAAGAACACAAGATATAGATGGcaaag GGAGGAATTAGATATGTCTGATAAAGATAATCCATTAAAAGGAGTAAACAATGAAATTGATTCAAGTGCGAATGAACGTGTAACATTCCAACCGACaagttataaaaaagattTCGGACAATCGACAGTCCCATACTTTGACTCGCGACCCGCTATTATAAAATCTGGTGTAGCACTTGGTGGAATTGGTCTCACTCATCGTGCTGCTAAAGGTTACGGCGGATTCATTGCACCAAAAGTCTTCACTCTTAATCATGTAGATTATATTGATTATGACATTGATGTAAATGCTAAAGTCACTGAAATAGTTGAAAAACTAGGAAAGGAAGAAGAGAAGAAAACAAACGACTACGATGAatataattctttttaa
- the LOC103579804 gene encoding nicalin-1, producing the protein MWLEQCDSFAELCRSYLPYYLLIVLPIFIVVSPVNPVAASHELPVYRMHQYDLHGTPHGCRSASILLEGRGLSNWRTSRHCVITRLNDLTPDLFYTIKNKAGALIVMLPKDMTNLTIDEQQSIALLETTMLTSGEITIPIYFSPWNDNLKSIVNDLEIGFSKNEPVKSNSEIQSLIDIVSASGYQVIVSAGQPSPRNDVKIATIHGKLSGTGAEDKLPTIALVAYYDSSSVITELSVGAESNASGVSMLLELARIFSALYSISKSRPKFNIVFVLSGGGKLNYYGSKKWLEDQFDGLEGSVIQDAAYVICLDAVSLTNNLYLHVSKPPKENSFGYLFYNELKNVIDTYNSNNNNNNNNNNDNDDNDSDNNNLNLEGIHKKINLADESLAWEHERYSIRRLPAVTISSLRSHDNPLRTSILDINNLSKTKLDRLYRNTKLIGETLARRLYNLNSTEILSNPVEISKESLEVWFNYLTSQSRSVPILSDSKNSYNPLVNSLHEFMQRYLTEVKINSYSADKRDPEFVFYDNTKTIMNIYSVKPAIFDLFLTIAIAVYLSIIYLAVYKFSNFYYFVERIAGYKNKVA; encoded by the exons atgtggTTAGAACAGTGCGATAGTTTTGCCGAATTGTGTCGTAGTTATTTGccctattatttattaattgttctaccaatttttattgtcgTATCTCCAGTAAATCCGGTAGCAGCATCACATGAATTACCTGTTTATCGTATGCACCAGTATGATTTACATGGAACTCCacatg gtTGCAGAAGTGCATCAATACTATTGGAAGGACGCGGATTAAGTAATTGGCGCACATCACGTCACTGTGTGATTACGCGGCTCAATGATCTGACACCAGATTTATtctatacaattaaaaataaagctgGAGCATTAATTGTTATGTTACCTAAAGATATGACTAATTTAACAATTGATGAACAACAg tCAATAGCATTATTAGAAACTACGATGTTAACAAGTGGTGAAATAACAATACCGATATATTTTTCACCATggaatgataatttaaaatcaatagttaACGATCTAGAGATTGGATTTTCTAAAAACGAACCGGTCAAAAGTAATTCGGAGATTCAATCATTAATAGATATTGTATCAGCAAGTGGTTATCAAGTCATTGTCAGTGCCGGACAACCAAGCCCACGTAATGATGTTAAAATAGCAACAATCCATGGCAAATTATCAGGTACTGGTGCCGAAGATAAATTGCCAACTATTGCATTGGTTGCTTATTATGACAGCTCTAGTGTAATAACG gAACTGTCCGTGGGGGCAGAAAGTAATGCATCAGGTGTGTCGATGTTATTAGAACTTGCAAGAATATTTTCAGCGCTATACTCAATAAGTAAATCACGCCCGAAATTTAATATCGTATTTGTATTGAGTGGTGgcggtaaattaaattactatggCAGTAAAAAATGGCTGGAGGACCAATTTGATGGTCTTGAAGGATCTGTTATTcag gaTGCAGCATATGTGATTTGTTTAGATGCTGTTTcactgacaaataatttatatcttcATGTATCGAAACCACCAAAAGAGAATTCAtttggttatttattttacaatgaattaaaaaatgtcattgatACTTACAAcagtaacaacaacaacaacaacaacaacaacaatgaTAACGATGATAATGacagtgataataataatttaaatttggaaggtatccataaaaaaataaatcttgcTGATGAATCATTGGCATGGGAACACGAGCGCTATAGTATAAGACGATTGCCAGCAGTAACCATATCATCATTAAGGAGTCACGATAATCCTCTAAGGACATCAATACtcgatataaataatttaagtaaaaccAAATTAGATAGATTATATAGAAATACAAAGTTAATTGGCGAAACATTGGCGCGACGACTTTATAACCTGAATTCAACGGAAATATTATCAAATCCTGTTGAAATATCAAAAGAATCATTGGAAGTTTGGTTTAATTACTTAACCTCGCAATCTCGTTCAGTTCCAATTTTATCAGATAGTAAAAATTCGTATAATCCATTAGTTAATTCATTACATGAATTTATGCAGAGATATTTGACtgaagttaaaataaatagttattctGCCGATAAACGTGATCCTGAATTTGTATTTTACGATAATACTAaaacaataatgaatatttatagtgTTAAGCCAgcaatatttgatttatttttaacaattgctATTGctgtttatttatcaattatttatttagctgtatataaattttctaatttttattattttgttgaacGGATTGCTGgttacaaaaataaagttgcgtga
- the LOC103579888 gene encoding activator of basal transcription 1 isoform X1: MENDNSEDEKSVNFSVSDDLNEEEKKTDDKRKKKYKRGIVYISQIPKYMNCTILREMLSVYGKIDRVYLQLANSEKPTKSKVIEIKQTKKNKNKRGPRMFSEGWVEFESKKIAKFVAEKLNKQPIATRKGSRFYDILWNIKYLSRFKWIHLSERLAYEKAVHKQRLRTEISQAKRESTFFAYNLDRSKKLKLKEQKGETTEFVIPEIKQRETDMEIRQKKNKLKSSADENESRKEFLQSIF; this comes from the exons atggaaaatgaTAATTCAGAAGATGAAAAAAGTGTTAATTTTTCAGTAAGCGATGATTTgaatgaagaagaaaaaaaaactgatgataaaagaaaaaaaaaatataaacgtgGTATTGTTTATATATCACAAATAccaaaatatatgaattgtACTATTTTACGTGAAATGTTATCAGTTTATGGAAAAATCGATCgtgtttatttacaattagCTAACAGTGAAA AACCAACAAAGAGTaaagttattgaaataaaacaaacaaagaaaaataaaaataaaagagggCCTCGAATGTTTTCCGAAGGTTGGGTTGagtttgaaagtaaaaaaattgccaAATTTGTTGCTGAGAAACTTAACAAGCAGCCAATCGCTACGAGAAAAGGAAGTAGATTTTATGATATACTTTGGAATATTAAGTATTTATcaag attTAAATGGATCCATTTAAGTGAGCGGTTAGCTTACGAAAAAGCTGTACACAAGCAACGTTTGCGCACAGAAATATCTCAAGCTAAACGTGAAAGTACATTCTTCGCTTACAATCTTGATCGTAGTAAGAAATTGAAACTAAAAGAACAAAAAGGTGAAACAACTGAGTTCGTTATTCCTGAAATAAAACAACGTGAAACAGATATGGAAATACGAcagaaaaagaataaattgaaATCTTCTGCTGATGAAAATGAAAGTCGTAAAGAATTtcttcaatcaatattttaa